Proteins from a single region of Desulfobacterales bacterium:
- a CDS encoding KH domain-containing protein gives MKELVLKIAQALVDNPDAVEVTEVKGQQSTVLELRVAKEDVGKVIGKQGRTAQAIRAILGASSAKIKKHIVLEIIE, from the coding sequence ATGAAAGAGCTCGTACTAAAAATCGCACAGGCGTTAGTTGACAACCCGGATGCAGTGGAAGTCACCGAGGTAAAAGGACAGCAAAGCACCGTTCTCGAGCTAAGAGTGGCTAAAGAGGACGTTGGAAAGGTGATTGGAAAGCAGGGGCGAACCGCTCAGGCCATTCGCGCCATTTTAGGCGCTTCTTCCGCCAAAATCAAAAAACATATCGTGCTGGAAATTATCGAATAG